CAGCAGATCGACTTTTCCATCAACGATATCGACCTCTTCGCAGGCTTCTCCTTCGCCCCCGGCCTCTATATGCGCGGCGACGAGGTGGATCTGGGCTACCCGCTCGAATTCCGCTCCGGCGTCGAACTCGGCTGGAAGGCGCCCAACGACTGGCAGTTCTCCGTTCTTTACGACCATCGGTCGAATGCCGACCTCGGCAAGAAGAACCCCGGCATGGAAACGCTGCAGTTCCGTATCTCGAAGCCGATCACCTGGTAGGCTGATCGCCGCGGCTCAAGCGCCATCAGGCGCTTGAATATCGTTTCGTCATCTCCATTTTCTTTAGACGTCCGATCCGGGGTAGCTCTGCCGCGGCCGGTCTGAGCGTGATTGCTGTCAGCAGAAAGAAACCGAATGACCAAACCGATCGAACTTCATTACTGGCCGACCCCGAACGGCTGGAAGATTTCCATCATGCTAGAGGAACTCGGCGTTCCCTATGAGGTGAAATACGTCAACATCGGCAAGGGCGAGCAGTTCGAACCGGATTTCCTCAAGATCTCGCCCAACAACCGCATGCCGGCGATCGTCGATCCCGATGGCCCGGGCGGTGAGCCGATCTCGGTCTTCGAATCCGGTGCCATCCTGCAATATCTCGGCCGCAAGTTCGGCAAGTTCTATCCCTCCGATGAGCGGGGTCGGGTTGAGGTGGACCAATGGCTTTTCTGGCAGATGGGTGGTCTCGGACCGATGGCCGGGCAGGCTCACCATTTCCGCCAATATGCGCCGGAAAAGATCGAATATGGCATCAACCGCTACACCAACGAGGTGAACCGCCTCTATGGCGTGATGAACAAGCGGCTTGCCGACCGCGAATTCCTTGCCGGCGACTATTCCATCGCCGATATCGCCTGCATCGGCTGGGTGGTCCCGCACAAGAACCAGGGGCAGGATCTGGACGATTTCCCGAACCTCAAGCGCTGGTTCGAGACCATGATGGCCCGCCCGGCCGTCAAGCGCGGCATCGCCGTCGGTCAGGAGCGACGCAGCAATGTCGCGCAGGACGAGGAGGCCAAGAAGGTGCTCTTCGGCCAGCGGGCACGCTGAAGCATTTCCCTGGAAACTGAGCCCGGCCATGTCGGGCTCATCTCTTTGGATGGTTTCAGATCCGCGCCGTGGAGAAAATTTCCGACAGCCAGTCGAGGAATGCCCGAACCCTTGCCGAGGTATGGCGGTTCTGCGGGTAGAGCGCCGAAAGCGGGGTAGGCGAGGGCGGGTAATCTCTCAGAACTTCCACGAGTGTGCCCTTTTCCAGATCCGGTTCCAGACGGTAGCGCGGAGCCTGTATCAGGCCGAAGCCGAGGCGAGCGAGATCGGCCATGGTGTCGGAATCATTGACGGTAACCCGGCTTGGCAAGGGCACCGGTTGCGGCGCTCCGCCGACCATGAATTCGAGCGGCATCGTTTCGCGGGTGCGCGACGAGACGAAACCCACGCAGATATGTCCTTCCAGATCCCGAGGCGATAACGGCATTCCATGCCGGGCGATGTAATCGGGGCTGGCGCAGGTGATTTCCGAAAGGAAGGTGAGCCTTCGAGCGATCATGCCGCTGTCGGGAAGCGCGCCGGCCCGGATCGCGCAATCCACACCTTCGCGCACGAGGTCGACCAGACGGTCTCCCTGTCCGATATGCAGATCGAGTTCCGGGTAGCGCGCCAGAAAATCCGGCAGGTGCGGCAGCAGGAAAGTGCGGGTCAGCAGCGGATGCGCATCAATCCGCAACAGGCCGCGCGGTCGGGCGTCGCGAAAGGCGTTGTCGGCTTCCTCCACCTCGGCAAGAATTCCTACACAGCGCTCGTAATAGGCGCTGCCGTCCAGTGTCGTCGTCACATGGCGCGTCGTGCGCTCCAGCAGCCGCACGCCGAGATCCGTTTCCAGCTGCTTGATCGCCTCGGTCGCCGTCGACCGCGAAAGGCCGAGATCGGACGCCGCCGCTGAAAAGCTTCGGCGTTCCACGACACGGATGAAGAGCTGCATGCGGTCCAGACGATCCATATGGATTGTTCGCCACGAGCGAATTCAAATGTCAATTATCCGATGATTGTTTTCTCAGTCCGAAATCGCGATTTTTCCGTCAGACGAAAACAAGGAGTGTCATCATGACAGGAAACATCACCAGGGCAGCCATCGTAACCGGTTCATCCAAGGGCATCGGCGCTGCCATCGCCCATCGCCTCGCCGCGGATGGCTTCGCCGTCATCGTCAATTATTCAAGCGGTGCGGAAGCCGCAGCCACCGTCGTCAAGGAAATTGCGGACGCCGGCGGGCGGGCCATCGCCGTTCAGGCCGACATTGCCGCCACCGACGGCATGAAGACGCTGTTCGATGCCGCCGAACAGGCTTTCGGCGGGGTGGACGTGCTGGTCAACAATGCCGGCGTCATGCAGCTCTCGCCGATTGCCGATACCACGGACGAGGCTTTCGAGCGGCAGGTGGCGATCAATCTTGGCGGTGTCTTCCGTGGTGTTCGCGAGGCGGCCCGACGGCTGCGCGAAGGTGGCCGCATCGTCAATTTCTCATCGAGCGTCGTTGGCCTCTACCAGCCGGCATATGGGGTTTATGCCGCGACCAAGGCGGCTGTGGAAGCAATGACCCATATCCTTGCCAAGGAGCTGGGGCCGAGAAGCATCACGGTCAATGCGGTGGCGCCGGGACCGGTCGAGACGGATCTCTTCATGAAAGGCAAGTCGGAAGATCTTGTGAAGACCATCATCGGCATGAACCCGCTGAAACGTCTCGGCCAGCCGGAGGATATCGCCGCGGTCGTCTCTTTCCTCGCCGGACCGGATGGCGGCTGGGTCAACGGCCAGATCATCCGCGCCAATGGCGTCGTGGTGTGAGGCAAGGACAACGGTAATCCCGTTTCGCTGTCTATCTCATCATAATGTGAAAGGAG
The window above is part of the Rhizobium sp. ACO-34A genome. Proteins encoded here:
- a CDS encoding glutathione S-transferase, with the translated sequence MTKPIELHYWPTPNGWKISIMLEELGVPYEVKYVNIGKGEQFEPDFLKISPNNRMPAIVDPDGPGGEPISVFESGAILQYLGRKFGKFYPSDERGRVEVDQWLFWQMGGLGPMAGQAHHFRQYAPEKIEYGINRYTNEVNRLYGVMNKRLADREFLAGDYSIADIACIGWVVPHKNQGQDLDDFPNLKRWFETMMARPAVKRGIAVGQERRSNVAQDEEAKKVLFGQRAR
- a CDS encoding 3-ketoacyl-ACP reductase, encoding MTGNITRAAIVTGSSKGIGAAIAHRLAADGFAVIVNYSSGAEAAATVVKEIADAGGRAIAVQADIAATDGMKTLFDAAEQAFGGVDVLVNNAGVMQLSPIADTTDEAFERQVAINLGGVFRGVREAARRLREGGRIVNFSSSVVGLYQPAYGVYAATKAAVEAMTHILAKELGPRSITVNAVAPGPVETDLFMKGKSEDLVKTIIGMNPLKRLGQPEDIAAVVSFLAGPDGGWVNGQIIRANGVVV
- a CDS encoding LysR family transcriptional regulator, with the translated sequence MDRLDRMQLFIRVVERRSFSAAASDLGLSRSTATEAIKQLETDLGVRLLERTTRHVTTTLDGSAYYERCVGILAEVEEADNAFRDARPRGLLRIDAHPLLTRTFLLPHLPDFLARYPELDLHIGQGDRLVDLVREGVDCAIRAGALPDSGMIARRLTFLSEITCASPDYIARHGMPLSPRDLEGHICVGFVSSRTRETMPLEFMVGGAPQPVPLPSRVTVNDSDTMADLARLGFGLIQAPRYRLEPDLEKGTLVEVLRDYPPSPTPLSALYPQNRHTSARVRAFLDWLSEIFSTARI